One region of Gossypium raimondii isolate GPD5lz chromosome 6, ASM2569854v1, whole genome shotgun sequence genomic DNA includes:
- the LOC105774389 gene encoding TPR repeat-containing thioredoxin TTL1 yields MTKCSMEQELGCGLMGGVLQRWSNWSKKSSVPALPGKGMNKVSKEPVTDKSKKLSNNDDSRRRRSTSTVEPVLLDSSNLAKPLPEQDQKPVRKSELLPPRNSVSYSHPVKDSRRRSNTGRSSTSSSSGSTHHSKELAKVTTSDQQQSNNSKALIRATSSNIMLAGQLGNLRQLGAGSAVGNNGSNATIEALDKLPRKNSLGKLGGSVMGNIIRQPSDEFKQLHGLTGRLDPETLKNKGNEAYKQGRFEEALALYERAISLDSKQATYRCNKSAALLGLGRLMEAIVECKEAIQLDPTYCRAHHRLATIYLRLGDPEHALYHYKQAGNHADSNHISEAQTLIQRLKRCSDARKSHEWNTLLKETQCVITSGVDSAPEVYALQTEALLKINKHQEACITYNKGPKFAIESCINFFGLTVSAYLLMIKALVNMVSGRLDEAVSAAQHAARLDPGNKEISLVVKRTRAVSSARLSGNLLFKASKFVEACIVYGEGLEYDSYNPLLLCNRAACRSKLGQFEKAIEDCTAALNVQPSYSKARLRRADCNSKLERWETAIQDYEKLIRETPGDKEVARALFEAKVQLKKQHGEDIEDLKFGSNLVLVSSNERFRHFVTSAGMTVVLFCNKTKHKKVVQIMEQVCKRFPSINFLKVEIEDHPYLAKSEALTCIPAFKIYKNGSRVKEVPGNDPELLERSVKLYSS; encoded by the exons ATGACAAAATGTTCAATGGAGCAGGAGCTAGGGTGTGGTCTAATGGGGGGAGTTTTACAACGTTGGAGCAACTGGTCGAAAAAATCATCGGTGCCGGCACTGCCCGGAAAAGGGATGAACAAGGTTTCAAAAGAACCGGTTACTGATAAGTCTAAGAAGCTTTCAAACAATGATGATTCCAGGAGGAGACGGAGTACCAGCACCGTGGAGCCTGTCCTCCTGGATTCATCCAACTTGGCTAAGCCTTTACCGGAACAGGATCAGAAACCGGTAAGGAAGTCCGAGTTGTTGCCACCGCGAAACTCGGTTTCGTATTCTCACCCTGTGAAAGACAGTAGGAGACGTTCAAATACCGGCAGAAGCTCGACATCGTCCTCGTCTGGCTCAACACATCACTCCAAGGAGCTTGCTAAGGTAACCACTAGTGATCAACAGCAATCAAACAATAGCAAAGCTCTTATTCGAGCAACTTCGAGTAATATAATGCTAGCAGGCCAGTTGGGAAACTTAAGACAGCTTGGAGCTGGGAGTGCTGTAGGGAACAATGGTTCCAATGCAACAATCGAAGCTTTGGATAAACTACCAAGAAAAAACAGCCTTGGTAAACTTGGTGGTTCAGTGATGGGCAATATTATAAGGCAACCTAGTGATGAGTTTAAACAGCTTCACGGTCTAACAGGTAGATTGGATCCTGAAACACTGAAGAACAAGGGAAATGAGGCATACAAGCAAGGAAGGTTTGAAGAGGCATTGGCTTTATACGAACGAGCAATCTCTCTCGATTCTAAACAGGCGACATATCGGTGTAATAAAAGCGCTGCCTTGTTAGGTTTAGGCCGTCTTATGGAGGCTATTGTTGAGTGCAAAGAAGCTATCCAGCTTGATCCTACTTATTGCAGAGCTCATCACCGTTTGGCAACAATTTATTTGAG ATTGGGAGACCCAGAACATGCATTATATCATTACAAACAAGCCGGAAATCATGCAGACTCTAATCACATATCTGAAGCTCAAACTCTAATCCAACGTCTCAAAAGATGCTCTGATGCACGAAAATCACACGAATGGAACACTTTACTCAAGGAGACTCAATGTGTTATAACCTCAGGAGTCGATTCTGCACCCGAG GTCTATGCTTTACAAACAGAGGCCTTGTTGAAGATCAACAAGCATCAAGAGGCTTGTATAACTTACAACAAAGGACCAAAATTTGCCATTGAATCGTGTATTAATTTCTTTGGCCTGACTGTTAGTGCTTATCTTTTAATGATCAAAGCACTGGTAAACATGGTTTCTGGCAG GCTAGATGAGGCTGTATCAGCAGCTCAGCATGCGGCTAGACTCGATCCAGGCAACAAGGAAATAAGCCTAGTGGTAAAGAGGACTAGAGCAGTATCGTCAGCTCGATTGAGCGGTAACTTGCTCTTCAAGGCATCAAAATTTGTAGAGGCTTGCATCGTATATGGTGAAGGACTCGAATACGATTCATACAATCCACTTTTGCTATGCAACAGAGCAGCTTGCAGATCAAAGTTAGGCCAATTTGAAAAAGCCATTGAAGATTGCACAGCTGCTCTCAATGTTCAACCATCTTATAGCAAGGCAAGGCTAAGGAGAGCTGATTGTAATTCCAAG CTTGAAAGATGGGAAACTGCAATCCAAGATTATGAGAAGTTGATAAGGGAAACCCCTGGAGATAAGGAGGTGGCTCGAGCTTTGTTCGAGGCTAAGGTCCAACTCAAAAAGCAGCATGGTGAAGACATTGAGGACTTGAAGTTTGGGTCAAATCTAGTTTTGGTCTCTAGCAACGAGCGTTTCAGGCACTTTGTAACCTCAGCTG GGATGACTGTGGTGCTATTCTgtaacaaaacaaaacacaagAAAGTAGTGCAAATTATGGAACAAGTGTGCAAGAGATTCCCATCAATCAACTTCCTCAAGGTGGAGATAGAAGATCATCCCTACTTAGCTAAGTCAGAGGCATTAACCTGCATTCCAGCTTTCAAGATATACAAGAACGGATCAAGGGTTAAAGAAGTTCCAGGCAATGACCCTGAATTGCTAGAAAGATCAGTCAAATTGTACAGCAGTTGA